From the genome of Prunus persica cultivar Lovell chromosome G8, Prunus_persica_NCBIv2, whole genome shotgun sequence:
AGTACAGCTGAGGCACCACAGAATTTTCCCAGGTTGTGTGGAAGCTTCaagatattttttgttgttaagaTTTTAGATAGATAATTTCACCAGCAACCGTGTAAAACCACTCGAATTCTTGGGTTATTTTCAAGTTACCCTCCAATTTTTCAGTACTTTCAAGCTCCCTTCCTtggttcttcatcttcatgaCCATTGAGCACCACAAACGAGAGACGCACCAGACCTATCACCTTAATAAACCGAGTCATTTGAGTGAGGGTGCAGCCATTGATGGAGGTTTCCCTTTGGGTCGTCCTCTTCCACTGTTGTGACTATCGGGGAAGAGAACAGCAGAGCACAGGTGGCTCTGATAGTCATGACAATGATGACGAGCCTGACGATAAGAGCTAGGCTTGTTCCGATGTTAACTTCGTTGCCTGCCACTTGCCGGATCGAGAACAGGGGttgattttaatgtttttgacCATTCAAGTGGCTTCAGCCCTTCCTCGTTTCCATCCAAACAAGTGGAGCTTGAACTCATTTAGACCCTTCTCAGCCACCACTCCACACTGCAATCTTCATCCCATAATGCAATTCCCCTTTGTACACAGTTCAAAACCTGCATTttcccaacatattatcttcaCCGTCTGAACGTGATATTATTAACCGCTACTTGCCCTCAATTTGAACCATATTCAAATccataaatcaaaatttttgaaCCCTACGCCCCAAAAGAAATATTGGCAGACCCCTATGGATGCAAGATTGGACCAAATTGCCGCTCCATAACTAACATTAGCGAGATTTGATAGAAAATAGAATTACTTAAAACATCGAGGGCAACCAAAGTACGGAACAGGAGCCTCAACAAGGTACCCGAACCAGAATTCACCTAAATCCTCCCTTCTGTCTGTTATCTTCTTTAGATCCGCcccacaaaataaatataggGGATTGTAttgccaaattttttatattgggTTTAATTGCAAAattgtttgtatttcaatagaGGGCGCCAATCTAGAACAGTTTCAAAAACAATCCATCTTTCAAAATGGAATCATAATCCTTttagaaacccaaaaagaaagaaatgaaaatctaTCCTATTACAGATTCAACTACGTTGTTATGAGCAGCACTCTTTAGAATTTCATAAATCCCAGCCAGTTGCAGTAGGAGCACCTTCAACAGGAGCAGGGCCCGGTACTGGCTCTCCCCACCCATCTGCAGCAGCTACTGCACACAAACACATAAACCGGACagggaaaaaacaaacataagtAGCAGAAATAGACAGCAGAAGTGCGATGATAGCACAAAATTTACAATAACAAAGTTGACAAGTGAAACCTGGTTCTGCAGTCCAGCTAACAACAGGAGCTGCTGGGATAGCTGCAGGGGCATCGGTTGGCCAAGGAGCATCAGAAACTTGGGCAGGCCATTGATCACCAGCCGCAGAATAATCTGTAATTCCATAATCCGCCGCTGTAGcagcttcttcctcctccttttcCTTGGCCTCCTCAGGCTCTCTATAGAAGAATAGATCAACCTGCAAGCAGAAATTTTGAGCCATGATAAGTAGTTTAGAGACTATCTCTTAAGTAAGCTCCTAGTTGCTTTACATGTAATGCACAAATGTCCAGACAtacaatttcaaattcaaaagtgGTGTTCTGTGCTTACCATGACATCCCACTTATGCCCTGGACGAAGGGAGCCACGCATCTGCAAAACCATCCTTGCTAGGATCCAGAAAAGACATCCTATGCTGTGCTTACCCTTGTTATTGGCAGGGATGCCAATATCAACATAACGCATGGGAGAATCAGTATCACAGAAAGCAATTGTTGGAATGTTTCCAAGAGCTGCTTCCTTAATTGGCTGCAGGCACAAAAAGATCATTAGAACACACTGAGAAAACAAGCATAGCAAAATTGGGAAATAATAGATTATAATAACACATGcacaaacagaaaataaataaaaatttcacatTTAACAAGCCCTGGATAATAACATCAACTTTACTGTTGCAACAGTCTTAAAAAGAACGTAGAAGGACCCCAGAAATGAAAGTTGACCGTCACCTGGTGATCTGTTCTTGGATCAGTCAGAATGAGGAGACGGGGCTCATTGAAAGATGTCTGAAGCTGATTGGTAAAGGTTCCTGGGGTGTGTCTTCCAGCAATTGCATTAGCCCCGGTGTGCTGAGCAAACTTCAGAACAGCCCTTTGACCGTAGGGCCTTGCCGATTGTACAATAATATCCTTGGGATTTTCAATCGCAACAATCACCCTGGCAGCCAGCTGAAGCTTGTCCCATGTCTTTCCGAGATTGATAATGTAAATCCCTGAGATTGACCAAATCAGTATTTGAGTACTAAGTGCCAATTCAATAACCAAAAGATCTGTTCCTAGAACAAATCAAAACCTAACAAAACAATAGGGAGAACTATGTCAAATCACAGTGTTTCTTGTTCATATACTCAACAACAAATCAGTGCgatcaaaaactaaaaacaatacCCCCAGTCCCCAAAatgcaattaaataaaacttaaaCAAAACATTTCATGTTCTAAAATCAAGGAAATTGAACAGAATATGCAGTTCACAGAGGCACATTTCAATATTaacttgaaagaaaattacaacaaaaaattgtaCCTATACTAACAAATAATACTAAAGccaaacaatatatataccaGATCTGCCAAAGACACATACCCTACAAATTAGAAGGTGCCCATCATATGCATTTTCTCAGAATCCATCACAAATCCAGAAgcataaacaaaaactaagAAAAGGATTGTATCTGACGAAAACAGAGGAGATATTTATACCATCATTACGGCGCTTGAAGACGTATCTTTCCATCTGAAAATCACAGTTTTTGGTGCCCAGATGGACCTCAGCGGCAAGCATCATCTGGATGTCAGCCTCTTTCTGACTGAGCAGACGAGGAGGCGATGCATTCGCCATGCTTGAGACTTGGACAGAGAGAGACGAGTCTCTGAAAACGCTAATCCGGGAGGTTTTGTGAGCGAGAGCGAGAGCGAGGCTGTGAAGAGTCGAGCACTTCGAGTTTATTTCCCTTATATATGGGAGGCTGCGAGCTGAAACCCTAGGAGcccttcgtttttttttttttttttttttcttgcttccGTTTTTTGTTGGCTTTTTATCGGGGTAAATACGAAAATGTTTTTTTACCGCGTTATTCTCTTGTTTTCACAtgatcaattttattcttgtgcTCGAGTATTTTAGCCAATGTGTCCATTTCgggtaaataaattaaacattttgaaattgttgttaaccaaaaaaaaaaaaaaaaaaactttcctTCTTAAATGAGAGAAGATAATAGGGAAACTACGGGGCTTGGAGGAGGGGCAAGCAAATGGCAAACGGGTGAGAGGATGAATAATAAACTACATAAACATACAATAAACAAAGACTCTAGTGCCCCCAAAAAGTATCACGTATCTCATTTAGCTCCCTCTGAGCAAAAGTCATTTTGATTCAACTTGCCCTTAAAGATTTATTTTTTCGCACTTTTCTATCATGTTTACTTATCCGGAATAAGTATTAGAAATGATTCCAATTATTACTTCTCCTATACATGAGTATtgaaataatttcaattattgtTTAGTAGGcataaggaaataaaaaaatatgtgggTTACGCATTAAAATATGTAATTGAATACCCTTAAAATCTGGAATAAAATCAACTAAAAGAGAGTAGTTGATTCGATTTCAATACCTTGATTTCAAACATTACTCGTTCATAATTATAGATGGTGGTTTGTCAATGTGATCACTCATATTCATAATTACCAATCAAATATGTAAAGAGGTGTACAACAGGCAGGCCCGATTTGGGACGAGTCCAGCCCATTTATATTTGGACCGACACGACTGGCCCGTTTACGAGTTGGAATGTAATTTGATGGCATGCCGCTTGATGCTTCTGTCCCTGATTAATAACAAGTTTATAGAGACAAGTAGACAACCTATCTAAATCACATTTCTCTTTGTCAAATATGACCTGGCCACTGCTCAAGATGAACTTTTTCAATGTACAATTATGCGCCCATAAACGACAAGTACACAACATATGGGGGTGGCACCACAGTGGAAAAGTGGGTTAAACTCTCCCCTCCTCCCTCAAAGTGCACTCAAGTCATGTTCAATTCCCGTAAGAGACAATCTTTAGACAACTCAATATATTACTCCCCACTCCTCCCTAGcgaatgacaaaaataaataaacaaatgacaTGTGCACTGTGCACAAACATGTGGTTCACTCAGCAAAAGCCATGTCTCTCGGGTCCCCTAGCCCCAATTATTTCCTGAATTCCTTCTCACTATGAACACATAGGCCTAAAAGATTAGGTTTTGTAGTATTCAAAGGTAAAAACAGCTTCATTATTGTAAAATGGACAAAGAATAGAGTCCCCATGAGTTTGACGGAGGGCAAGAAGAGTAAGTGCAAGgaatcaaagaagaagaagaatctcACATCACTGTCCACACAAAAATCCtccaaaatatcaaaaggGACGATGGAGGAAGGCCAAAAGAAGATATATACAGAAATGAAATGATAACTTTGCCAATTTGCCATAGTTTTTTTGGTGCTAACTGCTATGCTCTCTGCTATCTGCTCCAACGAATAGTTCACAGAAAAGAGAAGGGCATCTTTAATCAATGGACCACAAACACTAGATGCCATGGAAAGGCACCATTCAATATGGTCACATTCTTCTCGtttgcattttcaaatttttgtggTCATCAGCAAGGCTGTGCAACTGCAACCATTCGTTCATAAATTTGGAATCATCTAAATTGGTAAGTGTTTTTGGCTTTACTTCAAGGTCAAAAAGTGAGTAAAGGATCCCACTGGATTAGTGGATTGTAGTGAAACAAATGCGTCTCCAATAATTGTTGAATGTTGGGTTGGCAAATTGTCAATATTCATGGTTTtgttgaagaaagaagaagaaactgcCAGTTTTGTGCAGAAACAAAGGTTTGAGAACATatccaagaaagaaaacaaagaattatatatatatatatatatatatatgatacaTAGCTTGCTTTTTATTAGTTCATGGCTAGCTTCTGAACCTGAAATTGATACTCTAGAAGATAAAAAGAGAACATACAAAACAGGGTTTGAGATAACCACATGATGCCCGAGTACTATACTGATAGGTGaagaatttacaaaatatACTCACAATGGAGATCTCATCATGCAGTATGTGTGAGATTTACAGTCCTGTTCAGTCTATCAAGAATGCCACTAGCTTTCCTCTTAGACCTTGAAGTCCCATTCTGTGCAAGCTCAGATATTGTTCCGTACGTGTTCTCTTCTTCCCGAATTTCCTTCCACTTGGTTCGATCGTTTAAACAGATTGTGTGAAGGACTGCAATGCAATTCTCCTTGTTGCGTCCGCAATTGGTCTCCCTGATAACACGGAGCAAGCAAGGAACGGCTCCAAGCTCTCCCATTTCCTCCACAGCCTTGGGATGGCTTGAGAGCATTGCAAGGATGGCCAACAACTCATCAACATGCATACGGTTTCTTATCTTCTTCAGAATCGTCCTCACTGCCCCATCTCTCACAGCTCTTGCCTTGTTCTCATGGGTGATGCATAGGTTGAAAATTGCAGAAGCAACATCTTTCATAGCTAATGGATGCCCCTCATCTAGGAGGGCGATGAGGGGTTTTAGGGCACCGGATTTCCCAATAAGTGCCTTGTTGGAATCCAGAGCTGACAAAGTGAAAAGGGCTGCTGCTGCATTGCTCCTTGTTTGAATGGTTCCTGATTGCAATGCTTCAATTAGTAAAGGAATTACCATTGGACTTTCTGCCACATGCTTCTTGTTGTTGTCATGGATTGAAAGATTCAAGAGCGTTGTGATCACATCTTCTTGGAGTTCCGGGTGAATACCATCTTCAAACTTGCCTTCAGATAGTGGACTGAGCAGTTGAGGGATGGCATGTATAGACTCACCAAAAAGTGCCCGGAAAGAAGGCATCCTCTTTGTCAACGACCGAAGCTCCTTTGCAGCTTCTTTCTGCTCAGGCAATCCAGAAGACATCTTCTGgagcaaagaaagaaaatggtcTCGTTCCGATTCTGTTATACCATCCTCATTGACAAGGAGAACAGGATCCGACAATTCAATCCCTCTATTCTTACACCATTGCGATATCATTTCACGAACCAAGTGATTGGGAGTAAGGATTGTGTGTGAGAGTACTTGTTGGGTTCGAGGGCATATCCTGTTGCCCGCCTTTAGCCCTTTTTGGATGAATGGTCTATCATATGTCTGTCaataaaaggaagaaaaaaaaatgaagcgGATTTAGAACACAGTTGCCAAATTAAAGATCATGGAGGAGACCAGATCATGTGATTTGGAACATATTGCTTCTCTGTAAATTCTTCTGCCATGATTAAACTGATTTGAAGAATTTACAGAGAAGCAAATACACACAAAGGACCTGTACTCACCAGAATTTAATCTAAAAAATCCTCAGAAAACTGGAAATATTTATATCTGAAAGGAAACTACACTCAGACATGTTCAATTTTACCACCATAAATagtgagggaaaaaaaatctcaaaaactTTAGCCAATCAAACAATTAGTGCTTTAAATTCAAGTTCCAGAATCAGTACAAACAGGACAGCACCTTAAATCCACACTGTAACTCCAACCAACCaccagaaaatttaaaaaatactagaaaCAGTAAAAAACTGTAACCAAGGAAGAAGACAATAAATCACCTTCCTTTTACGTACCACACAAATTAAATCCTCAGAGCTccgtttggttgctgagaaagtgaaaggaaaacaaaataaaaacttcaaatgcATAAAGAATCTAAGATCTTTTCCTTGCCGACATTTTCTCAGCCCAACAAAACAGAAGATGAAGGGAGATTGCAGAAACTGAAAGCACCAACACAGGACTAAAAGCTTCGAATTTGACAttaaaaaccagaaaaaacgGAGCAAAATGTAAAAGCCCAAGTGGCAAAGAAAACCAACCTCGCCTGTAGAAACAATCACAGGGTCTCTCATCAACTCCTTGGAAAGCGGACATCGAAACTCTTCAGGGCAAGAAAGAACATCATTCAGCTTCAGAGACAGCGATCTCTTTTTGAACTTCAATTCCTTGAGAGCCGAGAGAGTGTCTTTGGCCTGATCGATTGTTTGGGTGCTGAAATCCTCGTCGTCAACAATAGCCCTCACCAGCCTCTGCAGCTCCTTCTTCAATTCTGTGGCTTTGGCCACCATAGCCGGATCAGAATCAAACACGCCAGTCTTGGCCATTCCGGTTGATTTTGGTCTCTGGGTTTTGGGTTTCGCTCTGTTAGGATTGAATGATCAAATGGAATTGTGGGTTCTGAGAATGGTGAagcagagaaagagaatgGTAGTGGGTGCCATTGTTGtctttcttgttcttgttcttgttcaGTAAAAAGGCAAGAGAATGAGTAAGAAACTGGAAAGAAACTGAACGAAGCCAATTTTAGTCAAATACCAAAACCAGACACACAACCCACACGCATCCCacccttcttctctctctctctctctcctctctctctctgaactAGGGTGTTCTTATAAATAGTCTAATTAAACCAAAGTTTGAAAACTTTGTTACGGTTTCGTTATTTATCCTCATCTTTTTACAACTGTGCATAGCcatttacaacacaaaacCATTTCTAAATTTCCACAAgactttcatttttctctcttttattttttctgttgggTTTTTGGTATCCAATTTACAAggcttgtaaataaataaattgaaaatcgTATTTATTATTCCACAGCTTTCTCACTGACCAAGCAATAAATATAAAGTTATCTGGTTTTTCTGAATGAATTCAattcagcaaaaaaaaaaaacaaacaaactttggAATTCTCGGTCCATTCTAATTTCACAGCCCACAGTTTCTTCTAAAATACTTTTTTCCAATGAAACTTCCTTcaccaagaaaaatatttatttatttataaacccttttctgttttcttcctTGATTGCATCATCAGCCTACAAATGCAATGTTTCATCGTTTCTGgaataccataaataaatcCAAGACTATTCTATCAAACATGATGTAATTAAACctaattttctcactttatcgtttttattttattggaatTAAACCTTAATGTAGGTTAGTCTACAAATCaactttaagaaaaagaatcttCTCACAGACTCATAACATGTCATTATTTGACATCATTGGTAAAGAAACCCCTTTACATTTAGATACATGAAATGCCTAATGTATCTTACTAAGccgcttttaaaaaaatctcactATTTTCGAATGATTTTTATTCGCACATTCATAACGTGAAGTTgaaagtataaacaaaatataagtAATAAGTGTGatacttaaataaaattacgtGATATAACCCGTTCATTAATattataacaaataaataacttatatCGTGTGTCCATACTTTAATACCATACAATAATTCCTCTTAAACATAAAGGGGATGAAAAAGTTATAAGTTGAGTGGTCTCAAAGaaagatattttttattgaaatcaatCTCAAAGAAAGATTTGATCTGTtggcaacaaaaataaaaggaaaaaaaaatggagatgagaaattaaattgtaaaaatatgaaatgtgGTAGGTCCCATAAGGAAGAGTGGGCCCCCTCATGTATGCGGTCACGGAATCCATAGGATAAACAGCTGGAATGACGCGTCAGAAAGCTTCCTGACTACTGCACTTACTCAAACCGAGTCAACTCGCTCACTCGCTCTGATAAACTCGTGCGCACAGTCAGAGAGAGCAGTGGACCAGAGAGTCTTATTATGCAAAACAGTATCCATCAAATCGGGGTAGAATCACCTGTATCCTGTCCTACAGTAACACACTAGTCCAAGGCACAAGGTGCGGGACCCAGGGCTGCTATGGGAATTCGCATCATTGCCATGTGTGGTGGTGGGCGGAAACAAGGAGGACATGTGTGATTTGATTAGGGTATTCGACACGTGTCATTCAATTACTTCGCCACACGAATTAACCACACTATCAATGAGTATTATGAGTTGGACCAacaccacttcatttcattaAAGCAAACCCAAAATGTAACACAAATTAATTAGCACAATCATGTCAATCCTTAATTCCCGCCTCCACTCGTGTAAAATTTAGGTCAAACAATGGGGGGCAATGCAATCAAGTGTATTGAATGAAATGATATGATTTCGTATTGAGGGTTATGTTAGGTTGTTTAGTTGCGAATCGAATAATATGTAAGTTTCATAATACAGTTTTATTATGTAATATGACGAAATTGAGAggaaatataaatatgaacGAATTGAAAACGAAAGACCTTAATGAATAGCTAATAGGGAGGCTCTAAAGCAACTTCTAAACCACgcaaacttgaaaaaaaacaCGAACTTATGCACAAATGAAGTATGAACATGTGAAATGTTgaatatatgaaaagttgtaTGCATATGTAATGATCGTAGTGATTGttgataataaaagaaaaacgagTTTGGTAGGTCTTTGTCAAAATCAGGAGAAGTAGAAGAAATTCCCATCAAACAAATCCgtcaattttaaaatcatataGAACCGGAGTCCTAACTGATGGCTGCCTACGGTGCTACCAAATTTAGGGCTTCAAATTCTACCTAGGTTTAGCCAAAAATACTATAgatactaattttttatttttttatttaaaaaagtaaTGAAGGTTTGCTTtctatattaattttaatttttggttctaatttctttaaaaatataaaaaaatttgaaaccgcTGGAAAATTGTGTTAAAAGAGTGTGGAGGAAGGCTCCGCACAAAAAAGTCAAATCCACCACCATTTATGATGGAAGTTCCTTTTCTTCTATGTTGTGTCTtgtacttctttttttatatatataatttgtataataatttttcttttgctagagACAGTCTTCTTGTACTTTATCCAGCAGTTTCAGGTTCGGtcaggttttgttttcttttgcctAACCAAAATGCCATGACCATTCATTTTACTGTTTGTTCATCAATCAAGACAGTTCAGGACCTACAACCAATAATGTTAATATGATGAaataatatacccaaaattcaaaagaaataaacgTTTATCTGGTGAAATAGTATTAGTGTTACACTATCAGAGACCGGCCCATAAGCAGTGAAAATTTATAGACTTGTAGATTAGTGGTTTTAGATTCGAacttttataatattatagttttgttgtgttgtgttgtgtgtaaGAAATTCCGCTCTCCTATAATTCAGATTATCACTCGTACTGAAAAAAAGagtgaaaaaatagaaagggaGTTTTAGAGGGAACccaaatttagggtttgtcacaatttttcttttggactaTAAACGATAAAAGCTAATTTTCAGCTGGTGTATATGGGGTCCAATCCTCACCACAGCGATGTGCCAAGCACGGCTCACCGTCCCTCCTTGGTGGCAATTGGGCCCACCTGCCTATTACACGTGTCCTTGTTTTGTGAGGCCACCATCTCCAAGTGTCCAACGCCACTTTTGTCATTTTGGGTAAGGCCAAATGCCCAGAGACACTTGGGCAGCTTTGCTGTCATTCATTTCCACCACCCAAAAAATTATACAGGAGGAATGTTACAGTAATCGTCGACTCGCGTGGATTTATCCGGAGGATTAATGTATTGTGAGTTGCATATGCATCAATTGACAACATCAACTCACGGTCGTAGCCGTTTGCACTTCTCAACTACAAACGTGTTCAAAGTCTTTGATAAACAGATGTGGAAGAATGGCAGATATGCAAATGCATTACTGTCAGATAAGTCCAATTAAGCTTTACTTCTTATGGAAGGACTGTGCAGAGATTGGCTTTAGATTCATGAGGGCCTTCTTCCGATATTTATACTTCACAAACAATCCTGATTTAAATTAGTAGAaaataccaaaagaaaaagggtccAAACAAAATGGGAGCTGATAATTACCAAGGCCCAACAAAATCGGAACTAATAATACCAAGGCCCTAAACCAAAAGAGCCCAAGTTGCATTTGGGTCACTGCAAGTGATTCATCAAAAAttagggttaatcgttttattagttccTAAACTTAGACCGAATTTGTaagaccatttgtcctaatgaaagtgaagttaaaggaccacgaaaatgattttgaaaattgagggactcaaatgcaaatcgggtcaaagttcaaggactaataaaacgattaataCAATCAATATCTAAACTACAAAGAGATGATagttttcacacacacactaccaaggTGACATATGGTTTGAACATGAGACTATTGATATGCAAGTCAATGTCATTTTCCACCAGCTCAGACCCAATTGGCTCTTCATAATGTCTAATTATACTTTTAAGAATTGGTCAAACGACCTAACccaatttgaatatatattacatgatTTTGGGATATGAAAACAACATGTCTGCCGTCCCCTAGACGCAAAAGTTCAGCCAGTTTGGAGATACACATCCAAAAACccatatataaaataacacaaacacCAACATATCTCTTTCCAAATTAAATTTCACATACATTGTGGGGCTAGCATAAGCATGTTTGTTAGAGTAGACAATTTGACATTGATGGTCTGATGGGAGAAGTTGTATTTTAGTCTTTAGAATAATATAGTCTCCATGTGGTGGTTTGGACTTGGAATCTTGGAAGCTCCAAGTGAGGCCCCCATATCCAGAAGGCATTTGTGGACTAAAAGCTCAACAAACAGACCTTTCAGTGAGAGGGCCCTAAGGCAAGGGGAGCCCTAAGTCTCATTCTCAAACATTCATAAACAGTGTGTGTGATGTGTGTGAGTGAGGCCCTGAGGATCTgagatttgaaattttggtgaaTGTGGGCTTCTTATATAATCCAAGCCATCCATGTTACCACTCAAAGCAACTCAAAAATAATTGCTACATCAACATTTCAAGCAGAAGGGAATTTAAGTAGATAGAAATTGGTTAGGCTTGCAGGgagacagaaagaaaaaaaaaagcattattGTGAGGTTTTAGAGGAATAAATAATCCAACTCAATCCCAATTACTAAATCTATTAGCTAAATTGAAGTGAGAgccagagaaagaaaggaattaATGTTGGATGCAAAGAACATGTATCATAAGACTAATGTGGGGAATTATTTCATTTCCTTAAGaggaacaagaaaaagaaaactgaggTGTAGTTAGCAACCACAGTTGGGAATTACTTTActgtttttgagaaaaaattgaaaacttgttGTCACCTTTACCTTTGTATGTTATTGAAGATTCTCTTGTCAGTTAGATGTCACTCATCAAGTCATCATGGTGCCCAGTTCTTTCTTCTAATCAATGCATGCTAGGCATCAATTTCAATGcttgtattgtatttcactttgTTGCTGTCATGCAAGCATTTATGTTTTAGAAAGA
Proteins encoded in this window:
- the LOC18768578 gene encoding 40S ribosomal protein SA, whose translation is MANASPPRLLSQKEADIQMMLAAEVHLGTKNCDFQMERYVFKRRNDGIYIINLGKTWDKLQLAARVIVAIENPKDIIVQSARPYGQRAVLKFAQHTGANAIAGRHTPGTFTNQLQTSFNEPRLLILTDPRTDHQPIKEAALGNIPTIAFCDTDSPMRYVDIGIPANNKGKHSIGCLFWILARMVLQMRGSLRPGHKWDVMVDLFFYREPEEAKEKEEEEAATAADYGITDYSAAGDQWPAQVSDAPWPTDAPAAIPAAPVVSWTAEPAAADGWGEPVPGPAPVEGAPTATGWDL
- the LOC18768527 gene encoding U-box domain-containing protein 9 isoform X1 — encoded protein: MAKTGVFDSDPAMVAKATELKKELQRLVRAIVDDEDFSTQTIDQAKDTLSALKELKFKKRSLSLKLNDVLSCPEEFRCPLSKELMRDPVIVSTGETYDRPFIQKGLKAGNRICPRTQQVLSHTILTPNHLVREMISQWCKNRGIELSDPVLLVNEDGITESERDHFLSLLQKMSSGLPEQKEAAKELRSLTKRMPSFRALFGESIHAIPQLLSPLSEGKFEDGIHPELQEDVITTLLNLSIHDNNKKHVAESPMVIPLLIEALQSGTIQTRSNAAAALFTLSALDSNKALIGKSGALKPLIALLDEGHPLAMKDVASAIFNLCITHENKARAVRDGAVRTILKKIRNRMHVDELLAILAMLSSHPKAVEEMGELGAVPCLLRVIRETNCGRNKENCIAVLHTICLNDRTKWKEIREEENTYGTISELAQNGTSRSKRKASGILDRLNRTVNLTHTA
- the LOC18768527 gene encoding U-box domain-containing protein 9 isoform X2 — translated: MSAFQGVDERPCDCFYRRATKRSSEDLICVTYDRPFIQKGLKAGNRICPRTQQVLSHTILTPNHLVREMISQWCKNRGIELSDPVLLVNEDGITESERDHFLSLLQKMSSGLPEQKEAAKELRSLTKRMPSFRALFGESIHAIPQLLSPLSEGKFEDGIHPELQEDVITTLLNLSIHDNNKKHVAESPMVIPLLIEALQSGTIQTRSNAAAALFTLSALDSNKALIGKSGALKPLIALLDEGHPLAMKDVASAIFNLCITHENKARAVRDGAVRTILKKIRNRMHVDELLAILAMLSSHPKAVEEMGELGAVPCLLRVIRETNCGRNKENCIAVLHTICLNDRTKWKEIREEENTYGTISELAQNGTSRSKRKASGILDRLNRTVNLTHTA